The following proteins are encoded in a genomic region of Enterocloster clostridioformis:
- the ribE gene encoding 6,7-dimethyl-8-ribityllumazine synthase, whose product MYILEGKLVPKKIRIGIVASRFNEFITSKLLSGALDCLRRHEVPEDAVTVAWVPGAFEIPLIASRMASSRRYDAVICLGAVIRGSTSHYDYVCSEVSKGIAQTSLTTGVPVMFGVLTTENIEQAIERAGTKAGNKGYDCAAGAIEMVNLIHELRQRTADDSLSAMPPVQDEP is encoded by the coding sequence ATGTATATATTAGAAGGAAAACTTGTTCCAAAAAAAATAAGGATAGGCATTGTCGCATCCCGTTTCAATGAATTCATTACCTCCAAGCTCCTGTCCGGCGCCCTGGACTGCCTTCGGCGCCATGAGGTGCCGGAGGACGCTGTCACGGTAGCCTGGGTTCCGGGCGCCTTTGAGATTCCACTCATCGCCTCCCGTATGGCTTCCAGCAGACGCTATGACGCCGTCATATGCCTGGGCGCCGTAATCCGGGGCAGCACCAGCCACTACGACTATGTGTGCAGCGAGGTCTCAAAAGGCATTGCCCAGACCTCCCTTACCACCGGGGTCCCGGTCATGTTCGGCGTTCTGACCACGGAGAACATCGAGCAGGCCATTGAACGGGCCGGAACCAAAGCAGGCAACAAAGGCTATGACTGCGCTGCGGGAGCCATAGAGATGGTAAACCTGATACACGAACTCCGCCAAAGGACGGCGGATGACAGCTTATCCGCCATGCCCCCGGTCCAGGATGAACCGTGA